The nucleotide sequence CCCCTCCGCCCACCCCAAGTCTAACAGCCCACGCGTCAGGGCAGCTTGGTCCCCTGGTAAACTGGGCCCATGCCGGAGGTTCGCGCCGAGCTTTTCATCCCCAAACCCCCTGCCGAGGTCTACCGGGCCGCCCGCGACCTGGCTGGGCTCAAGCCCTACCTGAAGGACGTGGAGACCCTGGAGGTGATCGAGGACCAAGGCACCACCTCCCGCACCCGCTTTGTGGCGGTGGCCATGGGCAAAAAGGTGCGCTGGATTGAGGAGGAGCGCTGGTTCGACGCCGAACTGCGCAACGAGTTCGAGAGCACCGAGGGGGACTTCGACCTCTACCGCGGCACCTGGAGCTTCCTGCCCGAGGGCGAGGGCACCCGGGCGGTGCTGTGGCTCGAGTACCAGCTCAACCTGCCCATCTTCGGGGGGCTGCTGCAAAAACTGGTGCACAAGCTCATGCAGGAAAACGTGGAGGGCCTCCTGGCCGGGCTCAAGGCGCGCTGCTTGGCGGCTTAGGCCCTGGCGCGCGTATACTCGTCTCATGGGCTCGAGGGCCGCCAGGGACCCGCACGGCCTCTGCATAACTATGCAGCCCGGAGCACTCCTATGCCGCTTCACCTGTACAACACCCTGACCCGCCGCAAAGAGGTCTTCGTGCCGACCACCCCGGGCCACGTGGGCATCTACGTCTGCGGCCCCACGGTCTACGCCGAGCCCCACCTGGGCCACGCCCGGGGGCCCATCGTCTACGACGTGCTAAGGCGCTGGCTGCGCCGGCTCGGCTACAAGGTGCGCTTCGTCTCCAATATCACCGACGTGGGCCACCTCACCGACGACGCCGACCAGGGCGAGGACAAAATCGCTCGCCGGGCGCGGCTCGAGCGGCTGGAGCCCATGGAGATAGCCGAGAAGTACATGTGGAGCTACTTCGACGAGATGCAGGCTCTGAACGTCCTGCGCCCGGACATCGCCCCCCGGGCCAGCGGCCACATCCCCGAGCAGATTGAGCTCACCCTGGCCCTGCTGGAGCGGGGCCACGCCTACGTGGCCAACGGCTCGGTCTACTTCCGGGTGCGCAGCTGGCCCAGCTTCGGCAAGCTCTCTAACCGCGACATCGAGGAACAGGAGGCCGGGGCCCGGGTAGAGGTGCGGGAGGAAAAGGAAGACCCGCGCGACTTCGCCCTGTGGAAGCGGGCCGAGCCTGGGCACATCATGCGCTGGAACTCGCCCTGGGGCATGGGCTTCCCGGGCTGGCACATCGAGTGCTCGGCCATGAGCCTCAAGTACCTGGGCGACGGCTTCGATATCCACGCGGGCGGCGTGGACCTGCAGTTCCCCCACCACGAGGCCGAAATCGCCCAGGCCGAGGCCGCCGGCCACGCCTTTGCCCGCTACTGGCTGCACCACTACCACGTGCTCCTGAACGGGCAGAAGATGGCCAAGAGCACCGGGCACTTCGTCACCCTGGCCGAACTCAGGGCCCGCTACGAACCCATGTACATCCGGCTCTACCTGCTCAGCAGCCACTACCGCAGCGTGCTGGACTTCACCGACGCGGGGCTGGAGGCCGCCAAGAACGGCTACCTGCGCCTTCTGAACGCCTACCGCGAGGTGCGCCGGCAACTGCCCTCGGCCCCACCCGGGCGGCATGAGGGCCTCGAAGAAGCCCTGGACAACCTGGAGCGGGAGTTCACCCAGGCCCTCAACGACGACCTCAACACCCCCCAGGCCCTCGCCGCTTTCTTCAACTTCGTGACCCAGCTCAACAAGGCCCTGCTCGAGCGCCCAGGCCGGGAGAGCCTACAGCGGGCCGAGCAGGCCTTCGCCGAACTTGGCGAGGGGGTGCTGGGGCTTTTCCCGTCCCGGGTGCTGGAAGCCCGGCTGGAAGGGGCCCTGCTGCAGGGGCTGGTCGAGCTTCTGCTGGAGGTGCGGGAGGAGGCCCGTAAGAACCGCAACTTTGCCCTGGCCGACCGGATCCGCGCTCGGCTGGGGGAGCTTGGGGTGGTGGTGGAGGACACCCGCGAGGGCCCCAAGTGGCGGGTGGAGCCCCCGCCCGCCCCCACAGCATAAAAAAGGCCCCCCCGAGGGGGGCCGGGCGGGTTCTGGAGCTACTCGCGGTTGGACATCATGATGGCGGCGTAGTGGAGCAGGGTGGCCACCGAGTTGGCCAGCGCCGCCACATAGGTCAGGGCTGCCGCGGTCAGCACCGCGCGGGCCCCGTCCATCTCGCTGCGGTCCAGCAGGTTCATCTTCTTGAGGATGTTCAGGGCCCGGTTGGAGGCGTCGAACTCAATAGGCAGGGTGATGAGCTGGAACAGAGCCGCCGCAGCAAAGAGCCAGAGGCCAATGCTCATGAGACCGGTGGCCTGCAGTAGCATTCCCGCCAGGAAGATCCAAGGGCCGAACATGCTGCCGATGTTGGCGATGGGCAGGATGCTGTGGCGCACCCGCAGCCAGGCATAGCTCTTGGCATCCTGGATGGCATGGCCCACCTCGTGGGCCGCCACCGCCAGCGCGGCCGCCGAGGGGGAGTGGAAGTTGGGCTCAGACAGACGAACCGCCTTGGCGATGGGGTCGTAGTGGTCGGTCAGGGCCCCCGGCACCATCTCCACCTTGACGTGGTGCAGGCCATAAGCGTCCAGAATGGCCCGGGCCACCTGCTCCCCGGTGGCCCCTCGGCTGTTGGCCACCCGGCTGTAGCGGGCGTAGGTGCGCTGCAACCAGAACTGGATGAACAGCGTCGCCACGAAGACCGCAATCATTAGAAAGAAAGTAATCGTCGTCATCCTTCCCTCCTATGCACTCAGGGTAGCAAACGCTAGATGAGCGCTCTGAGCCTCAGACCACGGGCCAGCGAAAAAAACAATCCCCAGCTTTTTCCGCTAGGCCCAGCTCGATTTTAGGGCATCCGGACAAAAAAGTATACCCTGCTAGGGCTGCAGCGGCTGGCTCCGCACGGTGAAGCGAAGAGCGGTGCGCTCCTCGTTTTCCAGCTCGAGCTTCACAAAAGCAGGCTTCACAATCAAGTCCAGGTTGTCGGGGGCGATGTAGCCCCGAGCGATGGCGATGGCCTTGACCGCCTGGTTTACCGCCTCGGGGCCGATGGCCTGCACCTCGACCTCGCTTTGGGAACGCAGCAGAGCGGCGATGGCACCTGCAACGGAGTTGGGACGTGACTTGCCGGATACGCGCAGCGTTTCCACAAAACCTCCTCGGCGTTACGCTTCTTTTGCATTGTAGGAGAGGGCAGCAGCCCATGTCAAGAAAATGCGCTCACAAACGGCTTTGCCCCCGCTTGACACCTGACATAACCCTGAGCGGGGTTTTCTTGCCGCCATTCCATATTGACGCTAAAACAGGAGGGGCGTATACTGCTCCAAATCTTCGCATAACCTTGCGAAGATTTCTTCCCCCCACACACCTGTTGCTTCTCGGAGGTCGCAAGTGAGATTTAGCCAAGCCTACCCTGGTATACCAACAGGACGCGACGCCTGCGGCATCATCGCCATTGCCGAAAAGAGCGCTCGCCCGAGCCACGCCAACGTGCAGCGCACTTTGGAGAGCCTCTACAAGATGGCGCACCGGGCCGGTCTCATCCGGGGGGAAGGCGACGGTACTGGCATCCAAACCGACCTCCCGCGTGAGCTATGGGCCGCCTACCTCTACGAGGCCGGCCTAGACAGCAACCTCGCCCAAAACCCCCGCTTCTTCGTGGGGCACTTTTTCATCCCCAAAAGCGAGGGGGCGCGGGTCCAGGAGCTCTTCGACCTCTTCCGGGTAGAGGGCTCCAAGCGAGGCATCAAGCTCCTCCTGGAGCGGCGGGGCGAGACCAACAGCAGCGTGCTGGGGCCGGTGGGCAGGCGCACCGAGCCCCTCTTCTACCAGGTGGCCGGTCTCTCCACCGATGGCGACGGTCCTCTTTGGGAGCTGGGCCTCCTTTTGGAGGAACGCTTCCCGGTGCACGTGGTCTCCCTCTCCACCGCCACCGTGGTCTACAAGGTGCGGGGTTCGGCGGAAATCCTGAAGCGCTACTACCCCGAGCTCTCCCGCGCCGAGTACAAATCCACCCTCACCTTGGGCCACAACCGCTACTCCACCAACACCCTCTCCACCTTCGAGCAGGTGCAGCCCTTCGGGCTGCTGGGTCACAACGGCGAGATCAACACCATCGAGCGCCTGCGGCGCGAGGGGCGGTTTTTGGGCATCCCCCTTACCGGGGGCTCCGACTCGCAGGACCTCAACCGCATCCTGGAGGGGCTGCTCTACCGCTTTGGCCTCTCGCTGCCGGAGGCCATAGATCTGGTCTTCCCTCCGGTCCTGGGCGAGATCAAGAACTACTCCCCCGCTCTGCAGGACCTCTACATGAACCTGCGCCAGCGCTTCGGGCCCTTAGCCCAGGGACCTGCTGCTTTGGTCACCCGCCACCGCGACGAGGCGGTCTTCGGTACCGATGCCATGGGGCTCAGACCGCTGTGGTTCGTGGAAACCGAAAGCGAGTACGTCTTCAGCTCCGAGCGGGGGGTTTTCACGGTGGAGGAGTTCGTGGCCGAACCGCGCCCCTTTGCCCCAGGAGAGAAGATGTACCTGCGGCTCACGCCGGAAGGGGCCCGGCTGTATCCCTTTGACCGCCATCAGCGGCAGGTGCTGGAGCGCATCCTGACCAAGACCCAGAACCTGGAGGGCTATCGGGTCCACCTGGCTGGTCCCCGCTACGCCGCCCCACCCCCCCTGGCCGGAGGGGCCGAGACCCAGGTGGAGGAAAAGCCTGCCCCCCCCTCGCTCGGGCTCGAGCGGGCCTACGGCTTCGACCGCTGGGATGGAAGCTACCTGGAGGCCCTGGCCGAGTCGGGCAACGAGCCCATCGGCTCGCTGGGCTACGACGGGCCCCTGGCAGCCCTGAACCCCGAAAAACCCAACCTCTCGGAGTTTCTCAAGGAGACCGTGGCCGTGGTGACCAACCCGGCCATCGACCGGGAGCGCGAGATAGAGCACTTCTCCACCCGTACCATCCTGGGCCGGCGGCCCATGCCGGATGGGCGGGGGGCGGGGCACGTGGAGGAGCTGGTGGTGCCCCTCCTGCTGGAGGAGACCAGCCCGGCCGTGGCCGCGATCGCCCAGGGCCAGGGCACCCTGACCTACGAGGAGGCTTTGCGCCGCTTCCGCCACGCAGTGCTTCTGTCGCAGTTCTCGGTGGAGGAGGGAATTGCCGCCGGGCTCAAGCGCTTGAAGGAAGCTGCGGTGGAGGCCGTGCGGGCCGGGGCTGAGCTTCTGGTGCTTTCGGACCGGGGCGCGTTTGAGGGAGGGGTCTGGCTCGACATCTACCTGGCCCTGGCGGCTGTTGGACAGGCGCTGGAAGAGGCCCGCGACGAAGAGGGCATCTCGCTGCGCCGTCGCACCTCCATCCTGGTCCACTCCGGAGGGGTGCGCAACCTGCACGACGTGGCGGTCTGCCTGGGCCTGGGGGCCGACGCGGTAGCCCCCTGGCTGATGCAGCAGAAGGCCCAGGCAGCCAAGGGCATCCTGGGGCTGCAAAACCTGCTCGAGGGCCTCAAAAAGGGCCTGGAGAAGGTGATATCCACCATGGGCATCCACGAGGTGCGCGGCTACGGGCGCATCTTCAGCGCCATCGGGCTCAAACCGGAGCTGGCCCAGGCCCTGGGGGTGCGCAACTTCCTGGGCTCGGACAAGGCCGGGTATGGCCTATTGGAGCTCGAGCGCACCGCCTTGGAGCGTTTGAACCTGCTCAACGCCGAAAAGGTGCCCCCAGCCAAGGACTTCCGCTTCAACTCCCGCATCTTCAAGGCTGCGCTGGAGGTGGCCACCGGCCAATCCCCCTACGCCCACTTCCAGGAGAAGGTGCGGGGGCTCGAGCAGGAATCGCCGGTGGCCGCCCGGCAGCTCCTGGGCATCCGCCTGGCCGAGAAATCCCCGGTGAGCCCGGAAGAGGTGGACCTCTCCGTGGGCGGCCACTCTCTGCCCTTCGTAATCACCGCCATGAGCTTTGGCTCCCAGGGCGAGGCCAGCTTCCGGGCCTACGTAGAGGCAGCCAAGAAGCTCAACATGGTCTGCATTAACGGCGAGGGCGGGGAAATTCCCGACATGCTGGGCAAGTACACCCACTGGCGGGGCCAGCAAGTGGCCTCGGGTCGCTTTGGAGCCCACGCCTACATGCTCAACTCGGCCAGCTTCATCGAGATCAAGATCGGGCAGGGGGCCAAGCCAGGGGAAGGGGGGCACCTACCCGGCAAGAAGGTCACCGCCAAGGTGGCCGCGGCTCGCAACGCGGTGCCCGGGGTAGACCTGATCTCCCCCTCCAACAACCACGACCTCTACTCCATCGAGGACCTGGCCCAGCTCATCGAGGAGCTCAAGACCGTCAACCCCGCGGCCAAGGTCTCGGTCAAGGTGCCGGTAATCCCCGGCATCGGCACCATCGCGGTGGGCATCGCCAAAGCCGGGGCCGACGTGATCGCCCTCTCCGGCTTCGAAGGGGGCACCGGGGCGGCCCGCTGGCATGCGCTGAAGTACGCCGGTCTTCCGGTGGAAATCGGGGTGCGCCGGGCCCACCGGGCCCTGGTGCGGGCTGGCCTGCGCGACAAGGTGGAGCTCTGGGCCGACGGAGGGCTCAAGACGGCCTACGATGTGCTGCGCATGGTGCTTCTGGGGGCCGACCGGGTGGGCATGGCCACCATGGCCATGGTGGCCATCGGCTGCACCATCTGCCGCCAGTGCCAGACCGACACCTGCCACGTGGGCATTGCCACCCAGATTGAGACGGTAGAGCAGGCCCAGGCCCACGGCCTCAAGCGCTTCGTGCCGCAGGAGCTGGAGCGGGCCACCGAGCAGCTCGTGACCTTTTTCAAGGCCAAGGGAGAGGAGCTGAGGAGGCTGGTGGCCGCTCTGGGGGCCCAGAGCCTGCGCGAGCTGGTGGGGCGGAGCGACCTCCTGGTGCAAGAGGGGCACACCGAGGACCTGGACCTGAGCTACTTCTTCGAGCCCGTGGCCGCCCCCGACTGGCTGCGCGAGCGCGCCGCCCACATCCTGCGCAAACCCCTCAACCAGCTCACCCGCTCCATCACCGAGGTGGTCACCGCAGCCTATGCCGCCGGCGAGCGCGAGCTGGTGTTCCAGGAGGGCCCCGTGGGCTCCACTGACCGTGCGCTGGGCACCCATCTGGCCGGGGAGATCGCCCGCCGCCGACTCTACGGCAAGGGCTGGGACGCCCGGGTGGAGCTCCGCTTCGACGCCGGAAGCGTGGCCGGCAACGGGATCGCCGCCTTCAACGTAGAAGGGCTGGACATCGTGGTGGAAGGGGGCGCGCAGGACGGCATCGCCAAGAACGCCTTTGGCGGACGGGTGGCCATCCTCAAAGGGCGCAACCCCTACGGCCAGTACGTGGACGGCTCGGTGGGCAAGTCCTTCGCCTACGGGGCCATCGGCGGCCTGCTGATTGTGGAGGGGCAGGCCGACAGCCGCTTCTGCATCCGGCTTTCCGGGGCCGATGTGGTGCTGGGGGGTGAGCCCGACCGCCCGGTGCAGGACGAGCTGGGCAACATCGCCGCGCGGGCCCAAGCCAAGGGCTTCGCCTTTGAGTACATGACCCGGGGGCGGGCGGTGGTGCTGGGCGACCCCGGGCCCTGGATCTGCTCGGGCATGACCGGTGGCCGGGTCTACCTGCGCTACTGGCCGGAGATGGGCCTCACCGAGGAGGCCATGCAGCGGCGGCTGGCCAAGGGGGCCCGGGTGGTCATCCAGAAGCTGGACGAGCGGGGTGTGGCCGACGTGCGCGAGCTGATGAGCGCTTACCTGGACGCCCTGCGCGCGGCCGAGCGGGAGGAGAAGGCCGAGCGGCTGCTCCGCCTCCTGGCCGACCCCGCGGCCCACTTCCGCATGGTGGTGCCGGTGAACCAGCAGGTGGCCCAGGAGGTGAGCACCGAGTAGGGGTAGAATGGGCCGGCGTGGAGGTTGAGGCCCTGCTAGAAAAGCTCCTGGCCCGCACGGGTCTGCGCGAGCCGCATGTGGCCATGCTGCGGCGGCTCGAGCCCCTCATGTCCCCCCTGGCGCCCGAGGTCGCCCTGGCCTTCTACGACTACCTGGGGCGCGACCCCGAGATGCACCAGATCCTCTGGGGCACCCCGGGCCGGGTAGAGCGGCTTTACCGCACCTTCGCCGCCTGGTACCGCGACATCTTCTCCGGAAACTACGACACCGCCTACGCCAAGCGGCGCTTTCGCATCGGCCTGGTGCATGCCCACGTGGGGGTGCGGCCCGAGCATGTGCTTCCTGCGGCAGGCATTGTGCAGGAGCTGACCCTCGAGCACCTGCGGCAGGCCCTGCGCGGCAGCGAGGTCTTTTTGGCCATCGAGTCCTTCGAGAAGATTATGGCCGTGGAGATGGCCCTGATGGAGGAGAGCTACCTCTGGGCCCTGGTGGAGGGGCTCAAGCACACCCAGGAGGTGCGGGAAGCCGCGCGGCTGGGGGCCCGCATCCTGCTGGAGGCCCCATAGGCGTATGATGGGGCGGTGGTACGGGCCATCCTCTTCGACCTGGACGAGACCCTGATCCTCGACCACCCCGTCTCGCACCACGCTCTGCGAAGCTGTGCCCTATACGCAAGCTCCTGGTACAGCCTGGACACCGACCGGCTGGTGCAGGCCGCCGAAGAGGCCGCTCTCCGGCTCTGGCAGACCTCCCCGGTCTACGCCTACACCCAGCGCATCGGCCACAGCGCGGGAGAGGGGCTCTGGGCCCGCTACACGGTGCAGACCCACCCCGCCCTCAAAACCCTCCACGACTGGGCCCCCGGCTTCCGGGTGGCGGTGTGGCAGGAGGCCCTGGCGGACCAGGGCATCCACGATGAGGCGCTGTGCGAGGCCCTGGCCTGCCGCTACCTGGGGGCACGCCGGCTATTTCCCCGCTATCCCGAGGTGGACGCACTGCTGAAGGCCCTTCGGGGCTACAGGCTGGGCTTGGTGACCAATGGGGTGCCGGATCTGCAGCGGGAGAAGCTGGAGGGCGCCCTGCTGGAGCAGTACTTCGAGGTGGTGGCGGTCTCGGGGGAGCTGGACATGGGCAAGCCCGAGCGGGGCATCTTCGAGTGGGCCTGTCAGGGGCTGGGGGTGGAGCCGGCCGAGTGCGTGATGGTGGGGGACAACCCCGAGCGGGATGTGGCCGGAGCGATACAGGCCGGGATGCGCTCGGTCTGGGTGAAGCGGGGCTTCAAGCCCCGGGACCCCCGCTACCGGGCCGACCTCGAGGTAAAAAGCCTGCTGGAGCTTTTGCCCTGGCTAGCGCAGGGCCTTTAGGGCCAGCTTGATGAGCTCCTGGGTGCTGGCCCCGGGGTTCTTCCGGGCCAGCTCCGCCACCACGCTGCGCACCTGGCCCTCCCGGAAACCCAGCGTCAAAAGGGCCAGCTCGGCCTCCTCGGCCTGGGGGGTGCGCACCAGTCCCTTGCCTTCGCCGAGCAGATGGGGCGGGATCCTTCCCTTGAGCTCCAGGGCCATCCGCTCGGCGAGCTTCCGACCCACCCCCGGGGCGGCTGTAAGGAGGCGCAGGTCGCCCTCGGCCAGGGCCCGGGCCAGCAAGGCCGGGCTCTGGGCCGAGAGCAGGCTCAACGCCACCCGGGGGCCCACCCCCGAGACCGAGAGCAAAAGCTCGAAAAGCTCCAGGCTTTGCTCGTCCGGGAAGCCGTACAGGGCCAGCTCATCCTCGCGCACCACCAGCCGGGTGTAAAAAGCCGCCTCCTGGCCCTCGGCCAACCCGGCCAGGGCGGGGGCTGGACAACCCACCTCGAGCCCCACCCCCCCCACCAGCAGCACCACGCTGCTGGGGCCTTTTTTCAGCACCGTACCCTTGAGGTAGCGCACCACAGCCTAGCGGCCCTGAAAGCGCGGGGGGCGCTTTTCGTAGAAGGCCTGGACCCCCTCCTGGTGGTCCTCGGTGCGCCCCGCCACCTCCTGGAGCAAAGCCTCGTACTCCAGCATCTCCTCCAGGGTGGCGCTGGCGCTCCGGCGCAGGGCCCGCTTGATGAGGCCATAGGTCTTGGTGGGGCCCTGGGCCAGCTCCTGGGCCAGCCGGGCCACCTCTTCTGCGAAGGACTCCGCCGGCACCACCCGGTTGACCAGGCCCAAGGCCCTGGCCTCCTCGGCCCCCAGCCGGGGCGAGAGGGCCGCCAGCTCAAAGGCCCGGGCATAGCCCACCAGCCGGGGCAGGTAGTAGTTCATACCCGCATCGGGAATCAGGCCTATCCGGCTAAAGCCGGTGGTGAAGAAGGCGTCCGAGGCGGCCACCCGCAGATCGCAGGCCAGGGCCAGCGAGAGCCCTGCCCCCGCCGCTGCCCCGTGGATGGCTGCCACCACCGGCTTCTCCAGGCTGGCGATGCCCTCCACCACCCCCTGGTAGTTGCGCAGATGGCCTTTGTAGGAGATGCGCTGCCCCTCGAACTCGCGCAGGTCCTGCCCCGAGCAGAACCCCCGGCCTGCCCCGCGCAGCACCACCACCCGCACCTCCGGGGCCGTCGCCTCCTTGGCAAAGGCTCTGGCCAGCTCCCGCAGCAGCTCGGTGGTGAGGGCGTTGATGGCCTCGGGCCGGTTCAGGGTAAGGGTCAGAATGCCGTCCTGCAGCTCGCGCAAAAGCACCATACTAGCGTCCTTTCCAAACCGGCTTCCGTTTCTCCACAAAAGCCCGGGTTCCCTCGGCCTTGTCCTCGCTGCCGAAGGCCAGGAGGAACTGGGCCCGCTCGAAGGCCAGGCCCTCCTCGAGGCCCACCTCGAGCGCCTGCCCCACCGCCTCCTTGGCCAGCCGCGCAGCAAGCGGCGCCCGCTCGGCCATGGCCTGGGCCAGCTCCAAGGCCTCCTCTAGGTAGAGCTCCACCGGCACCACCCGGTTCACCAAACCATGCCGCAAAGCCTCCCAGGCCGTGAGCACCCGACCGGCCAGGATTACCTCCAAAGCCAGGTATTTTCCCACTTGTCGGGTCAGGCGCTGGGTTCCCCCGCCGCCGGGAATGAGGCCCAGGTTAATCTCCGGCTGGGCAAAGCGGGCCGTCTCGGAGGCCACGATGACGTCGCAGAGCATGGCCAGCTCGCACCCCCCTCCGTAGGCGTACCCCGAGACCGCGGCCACCAGGGGCTTGCGGGCCCTGCGCAAAACCTCGTAGGCCGAGGCGCGCTCCCCCTTGAGAAGCTCAGGGAGGCTGGTCTGCTGGAACTCCAGGATATCCGCCCCAGCCGCAAAGGCCCGCTCGTTGCCGGCAATCACTATGGCGCCAATGGCCTCGTCCTCATCAAAGGCCCGTACCGCCCGGGCCAGCTCGCCCAGCATGGCGCTGCTCAGGGCGTTGAGCTGCTGGGGCCGGTTGAGCTGCACCAGCCCCACCCGGCCCCGGCTTTCTACTCGGATGCTTTGGTACATGGCTGCTACAGAGGAAAACGCTCGTTCTCCCAAACGTCGATGAAAGCAGTGCCAGCAGCCAGCCGGGCGCTGTGGAGCACCCCGGCGGGAATGTGGTAGTAGTCCCCCTTGCGAAAGACCCGCTTTTCTCCCCCAATGGTGAACTCCACCTCGCCCTCCAGCACCACCCCCCACTGCCCCTCGTGGGCGTGCTCGGGCACAAAGGTCTCCTCGGCCACCTGGGCAAACCCCACCTGGCCCTTGTAGCCCGAAAGAACCGCCATCCGCAGGCCAGGCCAAAGCTCTACCTGTTTGAAGGCTGCAAACCACTCAGGGAAAACCATAAGGACCCCGGCTATAGCTTACACTCTTGCACCGAGGCTACGGCCATTTCCAGGCTGGCCTTGTCCAGCGGCACCACCTCGCCCAAGCGCAGGTAGACGAGCCGCACCAGGGGCTCTATCCCCCAGCCCTGCCGCACCGCCTGTAGGTAGATCCCAAGCTGGAAGTGGTACTGCTCGGGGTTTTTCTCCTGGTCGGTCTTGTAGTCCTCCAGGTACCAGGTCTCCCCCACCCGGTACAGCCGGTCGATGACCCCCTGCCAGACCGTAGAACCCAGGGGCAGGGCCACCCCCAGCTCGGCGTGGTCCTCCTCGCGGGGCCAGGGCAGCTTCTCGCCGAGGAGCTGGTGATAGCTCTGCAAAAGCGCCCGGACCTCGGCCATGATGCCCTCCCGCTCCTCGGGGCCGAAGGGGAACATCACCTCCTGGGCCTCGAGGCTGGCCATCTCCAGGGGGTTATCGGGATGCCAGTGCTGGGCGATGGCGTAGTGCACCAGCGTTCCCACAGCCCGCGCCCGGCCCGGCCGCTCCTCGCCCTCCTCGGGGTCGGGCAGGGGCAGGGGCTCGGCCTCGAGGCGCTTGTAGGCCGAGGGGGAAAAGAGCGGCGGAAAGGGCTCTGGCTCGAACCGCTGCGCGGTCCAGGGGGAGGGCGGGGGAGGCTCGGGCGGAGGGGGGGGCTGCTCAAAGCCAAGCCTCCGGTAGGGCCAGGTTTTCAGCATGAAATCGGGCCGGTCATAGGGTTTGGCGTTGGGCCCCAGGCCCATCTCGGCCAGCACCCCTGCCCAGCCCTCCGGCCCCCGCTTGCCCACGCTTCCCGTGAGCAGCAGCACGTCGCGGGCCCGGGAGACCGCCACGTAAAAGAGCCGGTAGCTTTCCTCCTCGGCCAGGGCCCGGGCCTCTTCCCTGAAGGCCTCGAAGCAGGGGGTGCCTCGCAAAGCCAGCTCCTGGACGGGTCCGTCCTCGGCCTCCCGTCTTTTCAGGTACAGGGGGTCGCTCCTTTTGTCGAGGCCCCGCCCCAGGTCGAAGACCGCCACCAGCGGCCACTCCAGCCCCTTGGCCCGGTGCACGGTGAGGATCTGCACCCCTTCCCCCGACTGGGGCACATCGCCGGCCTCGGCCTGGTGGGAAAGCTGCTCCAGGCGCTCCAGCAGGCCCTCCAGGCTCTGGGGCGGCCTGGGGGCGAAATAAAACAGCAGGGCGTCCACATTCTCCCGCGCGCGGGGCGTGAGGAAGTCCTGGTAGGCCCTGCCCCCTATAAGGGGGTCCCGCACCAGGCGCTTGAGGGCCTCCAAGGGGGCGTGCTGCCGCAAAAGCTCCCGGATACGCTGGAGCCGCTCGTACAGCTCGGGATAGCGCTGAAGCCCTGCTAAGGGCTCCCGCGCCCTGAGCAGCTCCTCTACCTCGGCCAGGGCCAGCGGCCTCAGGCCCACCTGGCCGAAGGGGCTGCGCAAAAAGGCCGCCAGGGAGACCAGTCCTTCCGGATTCAGGGCCAGCCTGAGCGCGTGGTAGAGGTCGCGGACCTCCAGGCGCTCGTAGTAGCCCCGCCCTTGCAGCAGCACGTAGGGGATCTGGGCTTTTTGAAAGGCGGCCTCGAGGTAGGGCACGCTGGCGTAGGACCGCACCAGCACGGCCATCTGGCTGTAGCCCACCCGGGCGGAGAGCTCCTTCAGCCGCCCGGCCAGGACCCAGGCCTCGTAGACCCGGGCTTCGTCCAGGCTGGGGGCCCCCTCGACCCAGTGAATCTCGAGCCGCCCTTGCTCTTCCCGCACCCCCTCCACCGGAGGGGCCTCCTCAGGGCTGAACCCCTGCCCCCTCTCGGCCAGGTGCTGGGTCAGGCGGTTCAGAAAACGCACCAAAAGCTGGCTGTGCCGGTAGGTCCGGTTCAGAGGGGCCATCCGCTCCCCCTCCCGCAGAGCCCGGCGAAACTCCTCCACGTCGGCGTCACGGAAGGCGTAGATGGACTGCTTGGGGTCGCCCACCGCC is from Meiothermus sp. QL-1 and encodes:
- a CDS encoding exodeoxyribonuclease V subunit beta encodes the protein MKVRVASAGTGKTASLVLRYLELIASGTPLRRIAGATFTRKAAGELRLRVEEALEVVLRQGAYLDFRAPEGSLAAFEEARRELSGAPIFTIHGLMDHCLRLAAPLLGLDPDFTVLEEWEARAMFEEEWRTLVYLAKDPVHPLHPLVSEELAEPLLYLFSRRSLGQAFLPAEGEANRVLQQVYQAVYSAYRARLGAGLLPPAELERKALELTRHPQALSRVLERLEVLLVDEYQDVNPLQGAFFEALERAGLVVEAVGDPKQSIYAFRDADVEEFRRALREGERMAPLNRTYRHSQLLVRFLNRLTQHLAERGQGFSPEEAPPVEGVREEQGRLEIHWVEGAPSLDEARVYEAWVLAGRLKELSARVGYSQMAVLVRSYASVPYLEAAFQKAQIPYVLLQGRGYYERLEVRDLYHALRLALNPEGLVSLAAFLRSPFGQVGLRPLALAEVEELLRAREPLAGLQRYPELYERLQRIRELLRQHAPLEALKRLVRDPLIGGRAYQDFLTPRARENVDALLFYFAPRPPQSLEGLLERLEQLSHQAEAGDVPQSGEGVQILTVHRAKGLEWPLVAVFDLGRGLDKRSDPLYLKRREAEDGPVQELALRGTPCFEAFREEARALAEEESYRLFYVAVSRARDVLLLTGSVGKRGPEGWAGVLAEMGLGPNAKPYDRPDFMLKTWPYRRLGFEQPPPPPEPPPPSPWTAQRFEPEPFPPLFSPSAYKRLEAEPLPLPDPEEGEERPGRARAVGTLVHYAIAQHWHPDNPLEMASLEAQEVMFPFGPEEREGIMAEVRALLQSYHQLLGEKLPWPREEDHAELGVALPLGSTVWQGVIDRLYRVGETWYLEDYKTDQEKNPEQYHFQLGIYLQAVRQGWGIEPLVRLVYLRLGEVVPLDKASLEMAVASVQECKL
- a CDS encoding enoyl-CoA hydratase-related protein — translated: MYQSIRVESRGRVGLVQLNRPQQLNALSSAMLGELARAVRAFDEDEAIGAIVIAGNERAFAAGADILEFQQTSLPELLKGERASAYEVLRRARKPLVAAVSGYAYGGGCELAMLCDVIVASETARFAQPEINLGLIPGGGGTQRLTRQVGKYLALEVILAGRVLTAWEALRHGLVNRVVPVELYLEEALELAQAMAERAPLAARLAKEAVGQALEVGLEEGLAFERAQFLLAFGSEDKAEGTRAFVEKRKPVWKGR
- a CDS encoding enoyl-CoA hydratase-related protein, with translation MLLRELQDGILTLTLNRPEAINALTTELLRELARAFAKEATAPEVRVVVLRGAGRGFCSGQDLREFEGQRISYKGHLRNYQGVVEGIASLEKPVVAAIHGAAAGAGLSLALACDLRVAASDAFFTTGFSRIGLIPDAGMNYYLPRLVGYARAFELAALSPRLGAEEARALGLVNRVVPAESFAEEVARLAQELAQGPTKTYGLIKRALRRSASATLEEMLEYEALLQEVAGRTEDHQEGVQAFYEKRPPRFQGR
- a CDS encoding cupin domain-containing protein, whose product is MVFPEWFAAFKQVELWPGLRMAVLSGYKGQVGFAQVAEETFVPEHAHEGQWGVVLEGEVEFTIGGEKRVFRKGDYYHIPAGVLHSARLAAGTAFIDVWENERFPL